A stretch of the Acyrthosiphon pisum isolate AL4f chromosome A2, pea_aphid_22Mar2018_4r6ur, whole genome shotgun sequence genome encodes the following:
- the LOC100166365 gene encoding venom protease isoform X2, translated as MMEVQIPLTDISKCKEAYSGGYNVIDDRVLCAGYQEGGKDSCGDDAGGPLMWSKGDQYYLMGIVSYGFISCGELNQPGVYTKVTSFVDWIVEKINNNFNMRKEQCFIFVTLMIGLITTLPCNDSTVPVGKIKLTASNLEFASTKPKDKITIKEKSNVTSSKLTAQVTCGKRMAPNFRILGGSESQLGAWPWMVALGYKNSQKKNDSIEWHCGGTLISNKHILTASTCVANTGLNILTVARLGELDLDPMVDDGALPLDVPIKRIINHEGYDSKKIINNLAILVLKNSITFNELIQPICLPTLLDMNNVEKSKNIPFVIGWGSINAVPQKNEKNSTSLMEVQIPISNITECKQIYSNYKSVIDDRVLCAGYPEGGKDSCRGDSGGPLMWSKRNQFYLIGVVSYGFHECGDPGHPGVYTKVTSYMDWILNRINN; from the exons ATGATGGAAGTTCAAATTCCATTAACAGACATCTCGAAATGTAAAGAAGCGTATTCCGGTGGATACAATGTGATTGACGACCGAGTTCTATGCGCTGGATACCAGGAAGGAGGAAAAGACTCTTGTGGG GATGATGCTGGAGGACCTTTAATGTGGTCAAAAGGTGACCAGTACTATTTAATGGGAATAGTTTCTTATGGATTTATATCGTGTGGTGAACTAAATCAACCGGGAGTATATACCAAAGTCACGTCATTCGTTGACTGGATCGTagagaaaataaacaataa ttttaaCATGAGGAAAgaacaatgttttattttcgtgACCCTCATGATCGGATTGATAACGACTCTGCCCTGTAACG ATTCAACTGTACCAGTAGGTAAAATAAAGTTAACCGCTTCAAATTTAGAGTTTGCATCAACAAAACCAAAggataaaattactataaaagaaAAGAGTAACGTTACGTCATCTAAATTGACAGCACAAGTCACATGTGGCAAAAGAATGGCCCCAAATTTTCGGATACTTGGTGGAAGTGAATCACAATTAG GTGCTTGGCCATGGATGGTAGCCCTAGGATacaaaaattcacaaaaaaaaaatgattctattGAATGGCATTGTGGTGGTACATTAATTTCCAATAAACACATCTTAACTGCCTCCACATGTGTGGCCAACACTGGGCTAAACATATT GACTGTGGCACGCTTAGGTGAGTTGGATTTGGATCCCATGGTCGATGACGGGGCATTACCATTAGATGTTCCGATCAAACGTATTATAAACCACGAGGGGTACgattcaaaaaaaatcatcaataacCTTGCAATACTGGTATTGAAAAATAGTATTACTTTTAATG aattGATCCAACCGATTTGCTTACCAACATTACTGGATATGAACAATgtggaaaaatcaaaaaatataccatTTGTTATCGGCTGGGGAAGTATCAATGCTGTACctcaaaaaa atGAGAAGAATTCAACGTCCTTGATGGAAGTTCAAATTCCTATATCGAATATAACAGAATGTAAACagatatattcaaattataaaagcGTGATCGATGACAGGGTGTTATGTGCTGGATATCCAGAAGGAGGAAAAGACTCTTGTCGg GGTGATTCCGGAGGTCCTTTAATGTGGTCAAAgagaaatcaattttatttgattggCGTTGTTTCTTATGGTTTTCACGAATGTGGTGATCCAGGTCATCCGGGCGTGTACACCAAAGTAACTTCCTATATGGATTggattttaaatagaataaacAACTAA
- the LOC100166365 gene encoding venom protease isoform X1, whose translation MTYILCEPRNTAMMEVQIPLTDISKCKEAYSGGYNVIDDRVLCAGYQEGGKDSCGDDAGGPLMWSKGDQYYLMGIVSYGFISCGELNQPGVYTKVTSFVDWIVEKINNNFNMRKEQCFIFVTLMIGLITTLPCNDSTVPVGKIKLTASNLEFASTKPKDKITIKEKSNVTSSKLTAQVTCGKRMAPNFRILGGSESQLGAWPWMVALGYKNSQKKNDSIEWHCGGTLISNKHILTASTCVANTGLNILTVARLGELDLDPMVDDGALPLDVPIKRIINHEGYDSKKIINNLAILVLKNSITFNELIQPICLPTLLDMNNVEKSKNIPFVIGWGSINAVPQKNEKNSTSLMEVQIPISNITECKQIYSNYKSVIDDRVLCAGYPEGGKDSCRGDSGGPLMWSKRNQFYLIGVVSYGFHECGDPGHPGVYTKVTSYMDWILNRINN comes from the exons ATGACGTATATTTTGT GTGAACCACGCAATACTGCTATGATGGAAGTTCAAATTCCATTAACAGACATCTCGAAATGTAAAGAAGCGTATTCCGGTGGATACAATGTGATTGACGACCGAGTTCTATGCGCTGGATACCAGGAAGGAGGAAAAGACTCTTGTGGG GATGATGCTGGAGGACCTTTAATGTGGTCAAAAGGTGACCAGTACTATTTAATGGGAATAGTTTCTTATGGATTTATATCGTGTGGTGAACTAAATCAACCGGGAGTATATACCAAAGTCACGTCATTCGTTGACTGGATCGTagagaaaataaacaataa ttttaaCATGAGGAAAgaacaatgttttattttcgtgACCCTCATGATCGGATTGATAACGACTCTGCCCTGTAACG ATTCAACTGTACCAGTAGGTAAAATAAAGTTAACCGCTTCAAATTTAGAGTTTGCATCAACAAAACCAAAggataaaattactataaaagaaAAGAGTAACGTTACGTCATCTAAATTGACAGCACAAGTCACATGTGGCAAAAGAATGGCCCCAAATTTTCGGATACTTGGTGGAAGTGAATCACAATTAG GTGCTTGGCCATGGATGGTAGCCCTAGGATacaaaaattcacaaaaaaaaaatgattctattGAATGGCATTGTGGTGGTACATTAATTTCCAATAAACACATCTTAACTGCCTCCACATGTGTGGCCAACACTGGGCTAAACATATT GACTGTGGCACGCTTAGGTGAGTTGGATTTGGATCCCATGGTCGATGACGGGGCATTACCATTAGATGTTCCGATCAAACGTATTATAAACCACGAGGGGTACgattcaaaaaaaatcatcaataacCTTGCAATACTGGTATTGAAAAATAGTATTACTTTTAATG aattGATCCAACCGATTTGCTTACCAACATTACTGGATATGAACAATgtggaaaaatcaaaaaatataccatTTGTTATCGGCTGGGGAAGTATCAATGCTGTACctcaaaaaa atGAGAAGAATTCAACGTCCTTGATGGAAGTTCAAATTCCTATATCGAATATAACAGAATGTAAACagatatattcaaattataaaagcGTGATCGATGACAGGGTGTTATGTGCTGGATATCCAGAAGGAGGAAAAGACTCTTGTCGg GGTGATTCCGGAGGTCCTTTAATGTGGTCAAAgagaaatcaattttatttgattggCGTTGTTTCTTATGGTTTTCACGAATGTGGTGATCCAGGTCATCCGGGCGTGTACACCAAAGTAACTTCCTATATGGATTggattttaaatagaataaacAACTAA
- the LOC100168430 gene encoding venom protease: MRKEKCFIILTCMLGMATSQSSNECQTPNYENGVCIDIKLCPKLLSLLANQRQVPSVLVFLKKSFCGFEEDFKRTKVCCALENDAEPTVPKAPVAPEEPAAPVTPVAPVAPVAPVTPVTMPNVMNSIGTTNSGEAKLPSQSRCGITNVTRSRIIGGTPAELGAWPWMAALGYQSSNRNNRALQWLCGGTLISTTHVLTAAHCVYNVPVKLTTVRLGELDLNPTIDDGARPIDVPVNRIVMHAKYHPQELTSDIALLKLKNSVTYNVFIQPICLPITPTMRNADMSRSLPFVAGWGTTQPNPSEPPSFPPTTTLMEVQVPMSRMAECKQAYSKQKAVIDDRVLCAGYPEGGKDSCRGDSGGPLMMPKGKQYFLMGIVSYGLTICGQPGFPGVYTRVPSYIDWILEKINEN, encoded by the exons AATGTCAAACTCCAAATTATGAAAATGGTGTTTGTATCGACATTAAGCTTTGCCCAAAGTTACTAAGTCTATTAGCAAATCAAAGACAAGTACCCTCCGTTTTAGTCTTCCTTAAGAAATCCTTTTGTGGATTTGAAGAAGATTTCAAAAGAACAAAAGTATGTTGTGCTTTGGAAAATGATGCAGAACCAACAGTACCAAAAGCACCGGTAGCACCAGAAGAACCAGCAGCACCGGTAACACCTGTAGCACCTGTAGCACCGGTAGCACCGGTAACACCGGTAACAATGCCAAACGTAATGAACAGTATTGGGACAACGAACAGCGGCGAGGCAAAATTACCATCGCAATCTAGGTGTGGAATAACCAACGTCACCCGCAGTCGAATCATCGGAGGGACGCCAGCCGAATTAG gcgCCTGGCCTTGGATGGCAGCCCTCGGATATCAGAGTTCAAATCGAAACAATCGCGCTTTACAGTGGCTTTGCGGCGGCACATTGATATCAACTACACACGTGCTGACAGCTGCACACTGCGTATACAATGTCCCTGTAAAACT GACTACTGTACGATTAGGTGAGTTGGATTTAAATCCTACGATCGATGACGGTGCAAGGCCGATAGATGTTCCGGTTAATCGTATCGTCATGCACGCGAAATACCACCCACAAGAACTTACCAGTGACATAGCACTGTTGAAGTTAAAAAATAGTGTTACTTATAACG tatttaTACAACCCATTTGTTTGCCAATCACTCCAACTATGAGAAATGCAGATATGTCGAGAAGTTTGCCATTTGTTGCCGGTTGGGGCACTACTCAACCTAACCCCAGTGAACCTCCCA gttTTCCACCCACCACTACTTTGATGGAAGTTCAAGTTCCAATGTCGAGAATGGCGGAATGTAAACAAGCATATTCTAAACAAAAAGCTGTAATTGATGACAGAGTTTTATGTGCTGGATATCCAGAGGGAGGAAAAGACTCATGTCGG GGTGATTCGGGAGGTCCATTAATGATGCCAAAAGGAAAACAATACTTTTTGATGGGTATAGTGTCTTACGGATTAACGATATGTGGCCAACCAGGTTTCCCAGGCGTGTACACTAGGGTACCTTCATACATTGATTGGATTCTTGAGAAAATAAACGAAAACTGA